Proteins from a single region of Equus asinus isolate D_3611 breed Donkey chromosome 17, EquAss-T2T_v2, whole genome shotgun sequence:
- the LOC106827238 gene encoding olfactory receptor-like protein OLF2, which produces MDEENCSSLNELLLLGINSTPGIEVTLFATLLSVYVINLVANLGMIILVRMDSQLQTPMYFFLSHLSFSDLCYSTAIGPRMLVGFIAKSKSIPFYGCALQFLIFCTFADSECLLLAVMAFDRYKAISNPLAYTVNMSSKVCSLLMAGVYMVGIMDASINTILTFYLCFCGSNEINHFFCDVPPLLLLSCSDTQVNELVIFTIFGFIELITLSGLFVSYCYIILAVIKIHSTEGRFKAFSTCTSHLTAVAIFQGTLLFKYFRPSSSYSLDQDKINSLFYTLVIPMLNPLIYSLRNKDVKEALNKLKNKKWFH; this is translated from the coding sequence atggatGAGGAAAATTGCTCTTCTTTGAATGAACTCTTGCTCTTGGGAATTAACAGCACCCCTGGAATCGAAGTTACCCTATTTGCCACACTTCTAAGTGTTTATGTCATCAATCTTGTTGCAAACCTTGGGATGATCATTTTAGTTAGAATGGATTCCCAGCTGCAAACAccaatgtatttctttctcagCCACCTCTCCTTCAGTGACCTCTGCTATTCCACAGCAATTGGACCCAGGATGCTTGTAGGCTTCATTGCCAAGAGCAAGTCAATTCCCTTCTATGGCTGTGCACTGCAATTCTTGATCTTCTGTACCTTTGCAGATTCTGAGTGTCTACTGCTGGCAGTCATGGCCTTTGATCGATACAAGGCCATTAGCAACCCCTTGGCCTACACAGTCAACATGTCCAGCAAAGTGTGCTCTCTGCTCATGGCTGGGGTTTACATGGTGGGAATTATGGATGCTTCAATAAATACAATATTAACATTCTACTTATGTTTCTGTGGGTCAAATGAGATTAAccatttcttctgtgatgtccCTCCCCTCCTATTGCTCTCTTGCTCAGATACACAGGTCAATGAGTTAGTGATATTCACCATTTTTGGCTTCATTGAACTTATTACCCTTTCAGGGCTTTTTGTGTCTTACTGTTATATCATCCTCGCAGTGATAAAGATCCACTCTACTGAAGGGAGGTTCAAAGCTTTCTCCACTTGCACctcacacttaaccgctgtggcAATTTTTCAGGGGACTCTGCTCTTCAAGTATTTCCGGCCAAGTTCTTCTTACTCTCTAGATCAAGACAAAATAAACTCATTGTTTTACACCCTTGTAATTCCTATGTTGAACCCCCTGATTTACAGCCTACggaacaaagatgtgaaagaggctctaaataaacttaaaaataaaaagtggttCCATTGA